A genomic region of Raphanus sativus cultivar WK10039 chromosome 6, ASM80110v3, whole genome shotgun sequence contains the following coding sequences:
- the LOC108810108 gene encoding probable 3-hydroxyisobutyryl-CoA hydrolase 3 isoform X1, which yields MASQSQVLVEDKSSVRILTLNRPKQMNALCSNMITRLLQLFLAYEEDPNVKLVILKGQGRAFCAGGDVRPVVGDIVQGKWRLGADFFSDQYSLNYVMATYSKVQISILNGIVMGGGAGVSIHGRFRIATEKTVFAMPETALGLFPDVGASYFLSRLPGFFGEYVGLTGARLDGAEILACGLATHFVPSTRLTALEEDLCRVGSSDPVTFAETILNAYTQHPHLKQHSAYHRLHVIDRCFSRKTVEEIISTLEKEAIEEPNEWISATIRALEKASPSSLKISLRSIREGRYQGVGQCLIREFRMVCHVMKGEISKDLGYRAVVIEKDKNPKWEPRGLEEMKDNMVEQYFKRMDEEKGWEDLKLPPRKALPSSIISKL from the exons ATGGCCTCACAGTCTCAG GTTTTAGTGGAAGATAAATCCAGTGTTAGAATCTTGACACTAAACAGACCAAAGCAAATGAATGCTCTGTGCTCCAACATG ATCACTCGGTTGCTGCAATTGTTCCTTGCATATGAGGAGGACCCTAATGTGAAACTCGTCATCCTAAAG GGTCAGGGAAGAGCCTTTTGTGCTGGTGGCGATGTTCGACCTGTTGTTGGTGACATCGTACAAG GTAAATGGAGACTCGGTGCGGATTTCTTCTCGGATCAATACTCGCTCAACTATGTCATGGCCACCTATAGCAAAGTTCAG ATTTCGATTTTGAATGGTATTGTAATGGGAGGTGGAGCTGGTGTCTCCATCCATGGTCGATTTCGTATTGCAACTGAGAAGACG GTTTTTGCCATGCCTGAGACAGCCCTAGGGCTCTTTCCAGATGTAGGGGCCTCGTACTTCTTGTCAAGACTCCCTggattttttg GAGAGTATGTTGGCCTCACTGGAGCTAGGTTAGATGGCGCTGAAATACTTGCTTGTGGTCTTGCAACTCATTTTGTCCCTTCAACG AGGTTGACTGCATTAGAAGAAGATCTTTGCAGAGTTGGTTCAAGTGATCCAGTTACCTTTGCCGAGACAATTCTCAATGCATACACTCAGCATCCGCATCTGAAACAGCATAGTGCTTACCACAG GCTACATGTTATTGATAGGTGCTTCTCGAGAAAAACGGTGGAGGAGATTATATCTACACTT GAGAAAGAGGCCATTGAAGAGCCAAATGAATGGATCTCAGCTACCATTCGAGCTCTGGAGAAGGCTTCACCATCAAGCCTTAAAATCTCTCTTAGATCG ATAAGAGAAGGACGGTATCAGGGGGTGGGACAGTGTCTTATCCGTGAGTTTAGAATGGTGTGTCATGTGATGAAGGGAGAAATAAGCAAAGATTTG GGTTACAGAGCCGTAGTGATAGAAAAAGATAAGAACCCAAag TGGGAACCGCGGGGACTGGAGGAGATGAAGGATAACATGGTAGAGCAGTACTTCAAGAGAATGGATGAAGAGAAGGGATGGGAGGATCTAAAGCTTCCTCCAAGGAAAGCCTTGCCTTCTTCAATAATCTCAAAGCTGTGA
- the LOC108810108 gene encoding probable 3-hydroxyisobutyryl-CoA hydrolase 3 isoform X2 — protein MASQSQVLVEDKSSVRILTLNRPKQMNALCSNMITRLLQLFLAYEEDPNVKLVILKGQGRAFCAGGDVRPVVGDIVQGKWRLGADFFSDQYSLNYVMATYSKVQISILNGIVMGGGAGVSIHGRFRIATEKTVFAMPETALGLFPDVGASYFLSRLPGFFGEYVGLTGARLDGAEILACGLATHFVPSTRLTALEEDLCRVGSSDPVTFAETILNAYTQHPHLKQHSAYHRLHVIDRCFSRKTVEEIISTLEKEAIEEPNEWISATIRALEKASPSSLKISLRSIREGRYQGVGQCLIREFRMVCHVMKGEISKDLVEGYRAVVIEKDKNPKWEPRGLEEMKDNMVEQYFKRMDEEKGWEDLKLPPRKALPSSIISKL, from the exons ATGGCCTCACAGTCTCAG GTTTTAGTGGAAGATAAATCCAGTGTTAGAATCTTGACACTAAACAGACCAAAGCAAATGAATGCTCTGTGCTCCAACATG ATCACTCGGTTGCTGCAATTGTTCCTTGCATATGAGGAGGACCCTAATGTGAAACTCGTCATCCTAAAG GGTCAGGGAAGAGCCTTTTGTGCTGGTGGCGATGTTCGACCTGTTGTTGGTGACATCGTACAAG GTAAATGGAGACTCGGTGCGGATTTCTTCTCGGATCAATACTCGCTCAACTATGTCATGGCCACCTATAGCAAAGTTCAG ATTTCGATTTTGAATGGTATTGTAATGGGAGGTGGAGCTGGTGTCTCCATCCATGGTCGATTTCGTATTGCAACTGAGAAGACG GTTTTTGCCATGCCTGAGACAGCCCTAGGGCTCTTTCCAGATGTAGGGGCCTCGTACTTCTTGTCAAGACTCCCTggattttttg GAGAGTATGTTGGCCTCACTGGAGCTAGGTTAGATGGCGCTGAAATACTTGCTTGTGGTCTTGCAACTCATTTTGTCCCTTCAACG AGGTTGACTGCATTAGAAGAAGATCTTTGCAGAGTTGGTTCAAGTGATCCAGTTACCTTTGCCGAGACAATTCTCAATGCATACACTCAGCATCCGCATCTGAAACAGCATAGTGCTTACCACAG GCTACATGTTATTGATAGGTGCTTCTCGAGAAAAACGGTGGAGGAGATTATATCTACACTT GAGAAAGAGGCCATTGAAGAGCCAAATGAATGGATCTCAGCTACCATTCGAGCTCTGGAGAAGGCTTCACCATCAAGCCTTAAAATCTCTCTTAGATCG ATAAGAGAAGGACGGTATCAGGGGGTGGGACAGTGTCTTATCCGTGAGTTTAGAATGGTGTGTCATGTGATGAAGGGAGAAATAAGCAAAGATTTGGTGGAG GGTTACAGAGCCGTAGTGATAGAAAAAGATAAGAACCCAAag TGGGAACCGCGGGGACTGGAGGAGATGAAGGATAACATGGTAGAGCAGTACTTCAAGAGAATGGATGAAGAGAAGGGATGGGAGGATCTAAAGCTTCCTCCAAGGAAAGCCTTGCCTTCTTCAATAATCTCAAAGCTGTGA
- the LOC108805642 gene encoding serine/threonine-protein phosphatase PP1: MAEKPPAQEQEQQKRAMEPAVLDDIIRRLVEFRNTRPGSGKQVHLSEGEIRQLCAVSKDIFLQQPILLELEAPIKICGDIHGQYSDLLRLFEYGGFPPDANYLFLGDYVDRGKQSLETICLLLAYKIKYPENFFLLRGNHECASINRIYGFYDECKRRFNVRLWKIFTDCFNCLPVAALIDDRILCMHGGISPELTSLDQVRCISRPMDIPDSGLVCDLLWSDPSGDVKGWGANDRGVSYTFGADKVAEFLQKNDMDLICRAHQVVEDGYEFFAERQVVTVFSAPNYCGEFDNAGAMMSIDESLMCSFQILKPSEIKRSTFQ, translated from the exons ATGGCGGAGAAGCCGCCGGCGCAGGAGCAGGAGCAGCAGAAGCGAGCGATGGAACCGGCGGTTCTGGACGATATAATCAGGAGATTGGTTGAGTTTAGGAACACGAGGCCTGGATCGGGGAAACAAGTACACCTCAGCGAAGGTGAAATCCGACAGCTCTGTGCTGTCTCTAAAGACATCTTTCTTCAACAACCCATTCTCCTCGAACTCGAAGCTCCCATCAAGATCTGCG GTGATATTCATGGGCAGTACTCAGACCTATTGAGGCTCTTCGAGTATGGAGGCTTCCCTCCTGACGCCAACTATCTCTTCCTAGGCGACTACGTCGACCGCGGCAAGCAAAGCCTTGAGACGATATGCCTACTCCTAGCTTACAAAATCAAGTACCCTGAGAACTTCTTCTTGCTGAGAGGGAACCACGAATGTGCCTCCATCAACCGTATCTACGGGTTCTACGACGAGTGCAAACGCAGGTTCAACGTCAGGCTCTGGAAAATATTCACGGATTGCTTCAACTGTCTCCCCGTGGCCGCCTTGATCGACGATAGAATACTGTGCATGCACGGTGGGATCTCCCCGGAGCTGACGAGCTTGGACCAGGTCAGGTGCATCTCGCGCCCCATGGATATCCCTGACTCGGGTTTGGTGTGTGATTTGCTTTGGTCGGATCCTAGTGGAGACGTCAAAGGCTGGGGAGCGAACGACCGTGGCGTTTCGTATACTTTTGGAGCTGACAAAGTTGCGGAGTTTTTGCAGAAGAATGACATGGACCTTATCTGTCGTGCCCACCAG GTTGTTGAAGATGGTTATGAGTTCTTTGCGGAAAGACAGGTTGTTACTGTGTTTTCAGCTCCCAACTATTGCGGAGAGTTTGACAATGCTGGCGCAATGATGAGTATTGATGAGAGCTTAATGTGCTCGTTCCAGATTCTAAAGCCGTCTGAGATTAAGAGATCTACGTTTCAATGA
- the LOC108809318 gene encoding tropinone reductase homolog At2g30670 isoform X1 produces the protein MDKRWSLQGMTALVTGGASGIGHAIVEELAGFGARIHVCDISETLLNQSSSEWEKKGFQVSGSICDVSSRPERETLMQAVSTMFDGKLNFLVNNVGGLRTKPTTEYLADDFSFHISTNLEPAYHLSQLSHPLLKASGFGSIVFISSVGGVVSMEGGSIYCLTKGAINQLARNLACEWARDDIRANAVAPNFIHTAMAQPVE, from the exons ATGGATAAGAGATGGAGTCTTCAAGGGATGACTGCTCTTGTAACTGGTGGAGCCAGCGGAATTGG GCATGCCATAGTAGAGGAGCTAGCCGGTTTTGGAGCTAGAATCCATGTATGCGACATATCTGAAACACTGCTCAATCAAAGTTCAAGTGAATGGGAAAAGAAAGGGTTTCAAGTTAGTGGTTCAATCTGTGATGTATCTTCTCGTCCCGAGAGAGAAACACTTATGCAAGCCGTCTCAACGATGTTCGATGGCAAACTCAACTTTCTT GTGAACAACGTTGGCGGACTTCGGACAAAGCCAACAACAGAATATCTAGCTGACGATTTCTCGTTCCATATTTCAACAAACTTAGAACCTGCTTATCATCTTAGCCAACTTTCACATCCTCTCCTAAAAGCTTCTGGATTTGGAAGCATTGTCTTTATTTCTTCTGTTGGAGGGGTTGTATCGATGGAAGGTGGCTCTATCTATTGTTTAACCAAAG GAGCTATAAATCAACTAGCACGAAATTTGGCGTGTGAATGGGCACGAGACGACATAAGAGCCAACGCTGTTGCTCCCAATTTTATCCATACTGCTATGGCTCAACCTGTAGAGTGA
- the LOC108809318 gene encoding tropinone reductase homolog At2g30670 isoform X2 yields MESSRDDCSCNWWSQRNWVCVSPRFFCFCCFRHAIVEELAGFGARIHVCDISETLLNQSSSEWEKKGFQVSGSICDVSSRPERETLMQAVSTMFDGKLNFLVNNVGGLRTKPTTEYLADDFSFHISTNLEPAYHLSQLSHPLLKASGFGSIVFISSVGGVVSMEGGSIYCLTKGAINQLARNLACEWARDDIRANAVAPNFIHTAMAQPLLGDAGYKKSLFSRTPLGRAGEPREVAALVAFLCLPAASYITGQTICVDGGLTVNGLSYQQPA; encoded by the exons ATGGAGTCTTCAAGGGATGACTGCTCTTGTAACTGGTGGAGCCAGCGGAATTGGGTTTGTGTCTCTCCTCGATTCTTCTGCTTTTGT tGTTTTAGGCATGCCATAGTAGAGGAGCTAGCCGGTTTTGGAGCTAGAATCCATGTATGCGACATATCTGAAACACTGCTCAATCAAAGTTCAAGTGAATGGGAAAAGAAAGGGTTTCAAGTTAGTGGTTCAATCTGTGATGTATCTTCTCGTCCCGAGAGAGAAACACTTATGCAAGCCGTCTCAACGATGTTCGATGGCAAACTCAACTTTCTT GTGAACAACGTTGGCGGACTTCGGACAAAGCCAACAACAGAATATCTAGCTGACGATTTCTCGTTCCATATTTCAACAAACTTAGAACCTGCTTATCATCTTAGCCAACTTTCACATCCTCTCCTAAAAGCTTCTGGATTTGGAAGCATTGTCTTTATTTCTTCTGTTGGAGGGGTTGTATCGATGGAAGGTGGCTCTATCTATTGTTTAACCAAAG GAGCTATAAATCAACTAGCACGAAATTTGGCGTGTGAATGGGCACGAGACGACATAAGAGCCAACGCTGTTGCTCCCAATTTTATCCATACTGCTATGGCTCAACCT cttCTCGGAGATGCCGGCTACAAGAAGAGTTTGTTTAGTAGAACTCCACTTGGTCGCGCTGGAGAGCCAAGAGAGGTTGCAGCCCTTGTGGCTTTTCTGTGTCTACCTGCAGCTTCATATATTACTGGTCAAACCATTTGTGTTGATGGAGGTCTCACTGTCAATGGTTTGTCCTATCAGCAACCGGCTTGA